The sequence below is a genomic window from Desulfobotulus mexicanus.
AGCCGYCCTAAACACACCTGTTTATTTCTTGGTGCTTTCTTTTCTTTGTCCCAATAACTTTCAACTGAGTATACATAAATTGCTCCGGTTTTCTTGTTGTGGTGATGGGTTATGCTTGCCATTTCCTTCCTCCATAGTTACATTTGATGGAATATAACTATGTTTTTTCCAAAAAGTCAAGCATTAAATAGTTGCTTATGTCTTTATTTATAGATGTTTACAGTTTGGGGCTAGTGCAAATAGTTACATTTTCCGGGAATTGAGGATACAAGCCATAATTTTATGAAAAACAACTATCCGGCCATTGAGCTGATCACCACAGCCAATGTGCCGGAAGGTCTCCACCTGCTCAGCCGGGGAAAAATTGATGCCTTTGTCGGTCACCTCGCCGTTGTCATGGACGCCATCAGAAAATCTGGCTTTAATCTCCGTATCGCAGGAAAAACGGAATATGTGTTTGAGCACCGCATGGGATTTCCACCGGAACATGCCAACACCGTTGCCATTATTAATAAGGTTTTTAAAGAAATATCCCCGGAAGAGCACAACCGGATTTACAATAAGTGGATCAGAATCAAAATGGATAGGACAGACTATTCTCTGGCCTGGAAAGTTCTGGCCGCGACGGGAATCCTGATTTTTATCATTGCCTTCTGGAACAGAAAGCTTTCCACAGAAAAAAAACGAATCCAGCAGCTGGTTAATGATCTGAATACTCTTAAAATAAAACTGGAAGAAAAAAATCATGCGCTGAACAGGCTGGCCGTTACGGATCAGCTCACCGGGCTTTATAACCGCCTCAAGCTGGATGAAACCTTTCAGTATGAAGTGGACAGATCAGAAAAATACGGACATTCCTTTGGCATCATCCTTATGGACATTGATTTTTTCAAAGAGATCAATGACACATATGGCCATCAGACTGGCGACAGAATCCTTGTCTCTCTCT
It includes:
- a CDS encoding transporter substrate-binding domain-containing diguanylate cyclase; amino-acid sequence: MKNNYPAIELITTANVPEGLHLLSRGKIDAFVGHLAVVMDAIRKSGFNLRIAGKTEYVFEHRMGFPPEHANTVAIINKVFKEISPEEHNRIYNKWIRIKMDRTDYSLAWKVLAATGILIFIIAFWNRKLSTEKKRIQQLVNDLNTLKIKLEEKNHALNRLAVTDQLTGLYNRLKLDETFQYEVDRSEKYGHSFGIILMDIDFFKEINDTYGHQTGDRILVSLSDLILANTRKTDIIGRWGGEEFLIICPEIDESGIKKLAEKLQGVIASFDFPEIQKTTASFGVTLYRKNDDIQSLMKRADEALYTAKKSGRNKVVLS